A window of Candidatus Atribacteria bacterium contains these coding sequences:
- a CDS encoding GNAT family N-acetyltransferase produces MKKFEEINLNIREASLKDVPLILKFIKELSVYEKMSKEVVATEETIRDTLFGDKPYARVLIAEIEGNPAGYALYFFNYSTFIGRPGLYIEDVYVSEEYRGRGIGTALFKKCAMIAKEHKCERMEWVVLDWNPARKFYDQMGAKPMKEWIIYRLKDEALNKMADL; encoded by the coding sequence GTGAAAAAATTCGAAGAAATTAATCTGAATATCCGAGAAGCTTCCCTAAAGGATGTTCCCTTGATTCTTAAATTTATTAAAGAACTTTCGGTATATGAAAAAATGTCTAAAGAGGTGGTTGCTACCGAGGAAACTATCCGGGATACTCTCTTCGGAGATAAACCATATGCCCGGGTGCTGATAGCAGAAATTGAAGGCAATCCTGCGGGTTATGCCCTTTACTTTTTTAATTATTCTACTTTTATAGGCCGACCCGGTCTTTATATAGAAGATGTATATGTTTCTGAGGAGTATCGGGGACGAGGAATTGGAACTGCTTTATTCAAAAAATGTGCGATGATTGCCAAAGAACATAAATGTGAAAGAATGGAATGGGTTGTTTTAGATTGGAATCCGGCTCGAAAATTTTATGATCAAATGGGCGCAAAGCCAATGAAAGAATGGATCATTTATCGTTTAAAAGATGAAGCTTTAAATAAAATGGCGGATTTATAA
- a CDS encoding EamA family transporter, with the protein MKKQTKGYLLVAAAGILWGTIGPQVKILLNYQLSVQTIVLWRMAFAFVILFPFVFFTKREMLKIDLKGVAYFSLIGICTQFFFNLLYFSAIQITTIATAVTLLYTAPIFIAVMARIFYKELFTAFKTVALLLCIGGCFFTATGGSMETLKLNLLGVLMGLGAGFTFSLFTILSKAIIKKYHQLTIIVYSIGFGLLFYLPFSHPFAIFQMEPNFNMWLLLFFISLISTVLAYGLYITGLSYGIEASKAGIISTLELVVSVILSYLVFKEAFWGWKLIGVLMVVVSVIIVQADKILPAKIKQPKRLAALIIG; encoded by the coding sequence TTGAAAAAACAAACCAAGGGATATCTACTGGTTGCTGCAGCCGGAATTTTATGGGGAACGATAGGGCCACAAGTAAAAATACTGCTTAATTATCAATTATCGGTCCAGACCATTGTATTATGGAGAATGGCTTTTGCATTTGTAATATTATTCCCCTTTGTCTTCTTTACCAAGAGAGAAATGCTGAAAATTGATTTGAAAGGAGTTGCTTATTTTTCTTTAATTGGAATTTGTACTCAGTTTTTCTTTAATTTATTATATTTCAGTGCAATTCAAATAACTACTATTGCCACCGCAGTTACTCTATTATATACTGCACCAATATTTATTGCTGTTATGGCGAGAATTTTTTATAAAGAATTATTTACTGCTTTTAAAACTGTGGCTCTTCTTCTCTGTATAGGGGGTTGTTTCTTTACTGCTACCGGAGGTTCAATGGAGACACTAAAATTAAATTTACTCGGTGTATTAATGGGCTTGGGAGCAGGCTTTACTTTTTCCCTGTTTACTATTTTAAGCAAAGCAATAATAAAAAAGTATCACCAGCTAACCATCATCGTTTATTCTATCGGATTTGGACTTCTTTTTTATCTTCCTTTTTCTCATCCTTTCGCTATTTTCCAGATGGAGCCAAATTTTAATATGTGGCTGTTGCTATTTTTTATAAGCTTGATTTCTACCGTGCTGGCTTATGGATTATATATTACCGGTTTATCTTATGGCATTGAGGCATCAAAAGCTGGAATTATAAGCACTCTGGAACTGGTGGTATCAGTCATACTTTCTTATCTAGTATTTAAGGAAGCTTTTTGGGGATGGAAATTAATAGGAGTTTTGATGGTCGTGGTTTCGGTGATAATTGTCCAAGCGGATAAGATTTTACCGGCAAAAATAAAACAACCAAAAAGATTAGCGGCTTTGATAATTGGTTAA
- a CDS encoding DMT family transporter, whose translation MAYIKLFLVALFFGSTFIAGRIMAANLPPFTSAFLRFLLASFFLIFFVLKKYGQFPRLSLPQFLLIIALGLTGVAGYNFLFFSGLKFITASRASMIVSLNPSVITLLSILIFKDKFTKFKFIGIILSLCGALIVISQGNLRVILQGNIGWGELFLLGCVISWSSFTVLGKIIMKDLRPVIAITYACLVGTLILILPAYQEGVLQSFRQYSAEVWLSIFVLGFLGTALAFTWYYEGIEKIGPSRAGIFINFVPIFATLMAVIILHEQLSLSLVIGAIFVVSGVYLTNYQSR comes from the coding sequence ATTGCTTATATAAAATTATTTCTGGTCGCTTTATTTTTCGGAAGCACCTTTATTGCCGGGAGGATAATGGCCGCAAATCTCCCTCCCTTCACTTCAGCTTTTTTGCGATTCTTACTGGCTTCTTTCTTTTTAATTTTTTTTGTCCTTAAAAAATATGGTCAATTTCCTCGTCTTAGCCTTCCACAGTTTTTATTGATTATAGCTCTGGGACTTACCGGTGTTGCCGGTTATAATTTCCTCTTTTTCTCCGGATTAAAATTTATCACAGCGAGCCGTGCTTCCATGATTGTTTCCTTGAATCCTTCCGTAATTACCCTGCTTTCAATTTTAATATTTAAAGATAAATTTACTAAATTTAAATTTATAGGAATCATTCTTTCTCTATGCGGGGCGTTAATCGTAATTTCTCAGGGAAATCTCCGGGTTATTTTACAAGGCAATATCGGTTGGGGGGAATTATTTTTATTGGGATGCGTGATCTCCTGGTCCTCCTTTACCGTGCTGGGTAAAATTATAATGAAAGACCTAAGGCCAGTGATTGCCATTACCTATGCCTGTCTTGTCGGTACTCTAATTCTTATTTTGCCTGCTTATCAGGAAGGTGTTCTTCAAAGTTTTAGGCAATATAGTGCAGAAGTATGGTTGAGTATTTTTGTTTTAGGGTTTTTAGGAACTGCCTTAGCTTTTACCTGGTATTATGAAGGAATTGAGAAAATCGGCCCTTCCCGGGCTGGAATATTTATTAATTTTGTTCCTATTTTTGCTACTTTAATGGCTGTTATAATTCTCCATGAACAATTATCTTTATCTCTGGTTATTGGAGCAATCTTCGTGGTCAGTGGAGTGTATTTAACCAATTATCAAAGCCGCTAA